The nucleotide window GGGATACGAGAAACTTGGGAGCAGTTCAATATAATCCGGCTTGCAGTTAATGGCTGTATTTACAACAGTTTTTAACGAATGGGAATCCAGCAAGAATCCCCGCTGTACAGTTGTCAGACCGTATTTTTTTGCAAACAGAAGACTGGAGGTTCTTGTACTAATGATTCCGTCCACCTTGATCTCTTTGGCCAGAAAATGGATGGATGCCTCATCTTCTTTTATTCCCTTGATCAAATCCATGTGGAGGTAGATCTTTTTTTTGTTTTTCTTTACGCTCTCAACAATATTTCGCAGATGAATGATTTCCCCTTCCAACAGAAAAATCGTGTCGGAAGGGGCCGCTATGGCTTTTTCCAGATCTTTAAAACCTCTTACCGCCGGAATGACTGCATTCTTATTCATAAGCCGGACCACCTTTACCTATTCCATAATAATAGTCACGAATAGAATGATCCTATGTTCTGACATGGGACTTCAGCTTCTACACGAATTCAATTGCAGCCTCATATTCTTCCATGAATTCCCGTAAACGGACATTCTTTTCCCCGTCATCCCATTGAAAATTACGGGCCATTTCTTCCAAAACCGCCACATAGCGATCTGCCAATGCATCTCTCTCAAAAAACAAATTCCCTGTTCTCCGAATCAAGAAATCGGTAAGATGGGCAACCATTTCATGTTCGATTCCGTAGGTCAATTCAGCTAATGTCATGAGCATTTGAGGAGGTTGTGAGTTCCCTTCGTCATACTGCTCTTCCGCAATTTGCAGGATTCTGACGGTGTTGGATCCGTATTTCCCCACCAGGGAACGAATGTGATTCTCCTCCAATCCGAATCTCTGTCCCACTTCGGTCAGTTTAGCTACAAAATCCGGGATCTGATCGGGGGACGAAAAGTCTCCCCCGGAAAGAGTAATACGGTCCGTAAAACAGGGTTTGAAAATTCGGCCTTCTTCCTGTGCAAGTACATTGGCAACATAGTCCACCACTCGCTCCGCCATTTTGCGAAACCCTGTCAACTTGCCTCCGGCTATGGTGATCAATCCGGTCGGCGAGTGGAAAATTTCGTCTTTGCGAGACAGTTCGGAAGGTGATTTCCCGTCCTCGTGGATCAAGGGCCGAAGTCCTGCCCAACTCGAGGTGATGTCATCCTTCGTTATATGCACGGAAGGGAACATATTGTTAACCGCCTCCAACAAGTATTCTACGTCAGTGGCGGAAACCCTCGGTTTCTCCAGATTGCCGGAGTATGTCGTATCGGTGGTGCCAATGTAGGTGGATTCATCCCTTGGAATCGCAAAGATCATGCGTCCATCCGGCACATCAAAGTACACCGACTGCCGCAAAGGCAATCTCCGGTGAGGAACGACCAGATGAACCCCCTTCGTGAGATGAAGGCGTTTGCCATAAAGGGACTTGTCTTTATCCCTTAGTTTATCAACCCAGGGACCTGCAGCATTTACGATATTTTTTGCGTATATATCATACGTTGTGCCATGGATCAAATCCTTTACTCTTGCTCCAACAATTTTCCCATCTTCGTAAATGAACTCGGCTGCCTCGGCATAATTCACGCACAAAGCCCCATGGGAATTGGCTGTTTTCATCACTTCGATGGTCAATCGGGCGTCATCGGTTCTATATTCAATATATAGCCCGCTTCCTTTAAGAATATCTTTGCGAAGCAAAGGCTCCAGTCTTTCCGTCTCTTCTTTTGACAACATAACACGCCGTTCTTCTTTTTTCACCCCCGCTAACCGGTCGTATACCCACAACCCGAAAGAGGTGGCCCATTTCCCAAAAGTACCGCCTTCCACCAGCGGCAACAACATTTTTTCGGGAATGACTAAATGAGGTGCGTTTCGGTACAGAATATCCCTTTCACGGCCTACCTCCTGCACCAATCGGATCTCTCCCTGCTTAAGGTAACGAAGCCCTCCGTGAATCAGTTTGGTTGAGCGGCTGCTTGTACCGGCCCCAAAATCCTGCTTTTCCACCAACCCCACTTTCAATCCCCGGGAAGCTGCATCAAGGGCTATTCCCGCTCCGGTTATTCCTCCACCGACCACCAGCAAATCCAATGGTGCACAGGACATTTCTTCCAGCCTTGTTGTCCTACCCTTAAATGAAAACTCTTTGATGGTGTTCATGCTGTTTGCGTTCATGTGTCTGGAGCCTCCCTTTAAAACTAAAAGGACCACAACAAAGGAAACTATTAAAAGCAAATAGTTCCAGTGTCGTGGTCCTCTCCTGATCTCAGACCGTTTGCATGCATTTAATTGGTGTATTCATTATACCATTATAACGGACAACTGACATTTATAAATATTATGTGATCGAAATTTTGTCTTAGTCCTGGTCCTGGTCTTCGTCCTTCTCCCAGTCCATCGTTCGTTTGACCGCTTTCTTCCATCCCTTGTACAGCTTTTCTCTGGTTGCTTCCTCCATATGGGGTTCAAATGTCGCATCCAACTGGGAGTTGTCCGCAAGATCCGACTGGTTCCAGAATCCGACCGCAATTCCCGCCAAATAGGCAGCTCCTAATGCGGTGGTTTCTGTAACCTTTGGACGCTCCACTTTCACACCCAGGATATCGGCCTGGAACTGCATCAGCAAATTGTTGGCTACCGCTCCACCGTCCACACGAAGCGCTTGCAGTTGGATCCCCGAATCACTTTCCATGGCTCCCAATACATCTTTTGTCTGATAAGCCAGAGACTCCAGCGTAGCCCTGATCAGTTGATCTTTGGACGTACCTCTTGTCAATCCAAAGATGGCACCCCGCGCATACATGTCCCAATAGGGAGCCCCCAGACCGGCAAAGGCGGGAACCACATACACACCACCGGAATCTTCCACTTTGCGGGCATAGTGTTCGGAATCGGCAGCCGAGTCGATCATTTTCAGACCGTCCCGCAACCACTGGATGGCTGCCCCCGCAATGAAAATGCTCCCTTCCAAAGCATATTCCACCTTGCCATCGATTCCCCACGCGATGGTGGTAAGCAACCCCGACTTGGAAGCAACCCTCTTTTCTCCGGTATTCATTAACATGAAGCACCCGGTTCCATACGTGTTCTTGGCCTGCCCAGGTTTAAAGCATGTTTGCCCGAACAATGCCGCCTGCTGGTCTCCCGCTACTCCGGCGATGGGAATTTGCGCTCCGCCAAAAGTATGTTCATCAGTGACTCCATAGAGTTCGCTTGATGGCTTGACTTCCGGCAGCATCGAAGCCGGGATCCCAAGTTCATCCAACAGTTTCTCGTCCCAATTGAGTTCCTTGATATTGTATAGCATCGTCCGGGAAGCATTCGAATAATCTGTCACGTGCACTTTGCCACGGGTCAGATTCCAAATCAACCAGGTATCCACCGTACCAAACAGCAGGTCGCCCCGCTCCGCCTTCTCCCTTGCACCTCCCACATTGTCCAGGATCCACTTGACTTTTGTTCCGGAAAAGTACGCGTCTACCACCAGGCCGGTGTTATCGCGGATATAAGATTCCAGGCCTCTGGTTTTCAAATCATCGCAAATTCCGGCCGTTCTGCGGTCTTGCCAAACGATGGCGTTATAAACCGGTTTACCTGTGTTTTTATCCCATACAACTGTGGTCTCACGCTGGTTTGTGATCCCGATGGCAGCCACCTCTTGCGGGCGGATGCCTGTGGTTTCCAAAACTTCTCTCGCAACGCCACTTTGCGTTCCCCAGATTTCCATAGGATCATGTTCGACCCAACCAGGCTGGGGATAAATCTGCGTAAATTCTTTTTGAGCAACCCCCACGATTTCCCTCGATTTGTTGAACAAAATTGCCCGTGAACTGGTTGTTCCTTGATCCAACGCGAGAACATATTTCTTTTCCATTTTTATATCCCCCTATTTACATTTTTATAATCTCTTGACCATTTCAATTCTAATCCTTAAGCACCAAAAAATGATGTAAAGAAGAGCGCTCCCAATACTCCTCCAATAATCGGTCCCACAACCGGGATCCAGGAGTATCCCCAATCAGATGATCCTTTCCCTGCTATGGGAAGTACAAAATGAGCAATCCTTGGTCCCAGATCGCGTGCCGGATTCAATGCATAACCTGTGGTGCCTCCCAGTGAAAGGCCAATACTGACGATCAGGAAACCTACAATTAAAGGATTAAGGCCATCAGCGAATTTATTGGCTCCGATGGCAAGTATTCCTACTATCAACACGAAAGTTCCAATAATTTCGCTCAACAGATTGGCTCCTGCACTGCGAATGGCCGGACCAGTGGAAAAGACCGCAAGTTTTAGGTCCTTCTCGGGAGTTTCCGCCCAGTGCGGCAAATAATGAATCCACACTAATACGGCTCCGATAAATGCTCCAATCATTTGGGCAAGTAGATAGGAAGGAACGTCACTCCAAGGGAATTTTCCGATTGCTGCAAGCGAGACAGTCACGGCCGGATTCAAATGCGCCCCGCTTATCCTTCCCACCGCATAAACTGCTACGGCAACCGCCAATCCCCATGCCAAGGTAATCACAATCCATCCGGAGTTTTGCGCTTTTGACTTGTTGAGCAAAACTCCCGCAACCACACCGTCACCCAAAACAATCAATAACATGGTACCAATAACTTCTGCCAAAAAAGGGGTCATTCTTATTCCTCCTCATCATGTAACCGTTTTCTCAATCCGGTCATCATCTACCACTCGGACATGATCACCCCCCTCTAATCAAAAACAGCCAATATTGCGAGAGAAAGAATAATTCTCTCGAATATTGGCTGTTCTCAGAATCTCACAGCATTATGGATAAACTTGTTGCTTAGAGTATACAACTGTTCTAAAAAATGTAAACCCTTTCACCCCAAAAAAACAATAAATTCTGTAAAGGGCGAAATTTCAACAAATTATGTCGGATACTCTACTTCCCGCAAATATACCGCGCCACATGCACACCTGCAGCGGAAGCCTGAGCCAGACCGCGGGTAATGCCTGCGCCGTCTCCTACCGTAAACAACCCTTGAATCTCCGTTTCGAACTTGTCGGTCAGTTTCGGACGGGCGCTGTAGAATTTCGCTTCCACACCGTAGAACAGCGTGTGTTCCGAGGCAATCCCCGGAGTCACTCTGTCCAGCGCCTCCATCATCTCAATCAGGGACTTCATCGTGTTGTAAGGCAGCACCAGGCCAAGGTCGCCCGGAACCGCCTCTTTCAGAGTGGGTTCGATAAACCCTTCGCGGATCCGCTTCTCTGTGGAACGGCGTCCTTTGAGAATGTCCCCATATTTCTGCACGATCACGGAGCCGTTGGACAGGTCGTTGGCCCGGCGGCTGATTTCTTTTGCATATTCGATCGGTTTGTCAAAGGGATCGGTAAAGGTGTGCGACACCAGCAACGCGAAGTTGGTATTGTTGCTGCCCAGCTTCGGGTCCTTATAGGAATGTCCGTTGGCCGTCATTACCCCTGAGTGGTTCTCAACAACCACGTGGCCGCTGGGGTTGGCACAGAATGTGCGCACACGGGTCCCAACAGAAGTGTTGTACACAAACTTCGCTTCGTACAGGTGTTCATTGATCTCCTGCATAATCACATCGGAGGTTTCCACCCGGACGCCGATGTCCACCTGGTTGTTGGTCATGGTGACCCCTCGCCGCTTCAGAATGGTTCCCAGCCACTCGGAGCCATCCCGGCCCGGCCCGATAATCACATGGTCCGCGAAGAGCTCGTCCCCATTTTTCAAACGAACCCCGGCAATCCGTAGGGACTTGACCCCTTTGCCGCCTGCCCCGGCTTCGGCTCCCGGTGCTTCTTCCACCAGAATGTCTTCAACAAACGTTTTAAACCGTGTTTCGATCTTATTTTCCAGAGTCCGGAAAATGTTTGCCAGGATTTTGAGGTTCTCCTCCGTACCCAAATGACGAACCCTTGCTTTCAGCAGCTTGAGCCCGGCTGCCGCCGCCTTCCGCTCAATGCCGGCTACGGCAGGGGTGGTTGGATCGGTGATGATTTCCGTTGCCCCGTGTTCCAGATTGATGCGGTCCACATATTCAATCAGTTCCAATACCTTGGACGGAGCCAGGTAATCCTGCATCCATCCGCCGAATTCAGTCGTCAGATTAAACTTTCCGTCGCTGTATGCCCCGGCACCGCCCCACCCTGCGGTGATGGAACATGCGGGCAGGCAGCCTGCATATTCTTTCATCCTGGTCGGCGGTGGGCACTTCACCAGTTTTTCCTCCAGAATCGGGCAATTCCGGTGGAATATGTCATGACCTTTATCGATCATCAATACTTTCAGGTTCGGATTCAACACAGTCAGTTCATAAGCGGCAAAGATTCCGCTGGGTCCTGCTCCGACGATGATAACGTCATATTTCACCAGCTACTCCCCCAATCTGCACCCTTTGAAAATTTGGCAGCCATCCATAGTCAGTTCCCGCCCATCGTTGGGCATGTCTCTATTGTTCGGTTTTAGGGGGGCAAAAATCCCTTGTTTACTCTAACAGGATTGCATTCTTATGTCAAACCCGAACATTTGCCGAATCATGAGGATTTTTGTATTCTCCATTCCTTGCCTGCGGGTGTCGCCCACGAGAACCGGAACCCGTTGCCTGTTGCCAAAAATAAAGAACATAGAAGCACGTCCCAAAGAACGTGCTTCTCCTTTGCACTTGCAAAATTCTAGTTTTCTTTAGACAGTCGGCCATTCTCCTATCTCTGGCCTTTCACGTAAGGTCTTCCGTCCGCCGCAGGCGCGACAGCCTTGCCAACCACTCCGGCCAAGGCCAGAATGGTTAGGACAAAGGGCAGCATATTCAGGAATTCGGCCGGAACATACTTTGTGAGTCCCAATACCTGACCGTTGGCTGCCAAAGCGTTGGCAAATCCAAAGAACAAAGCTGCCCACATGGCGCCGACCGGGTGCCACTTCCCGAAGATCATCGCCGCCAGAGCCATAAAGCCCTGGCCGGCAATCGTATTGTGCGAGAAATTGTTCGAGATCGCGGTTGACATGCCAGCACCGCCAATACCCGCAAATCCCCCAGCCAATAGTACCGCAATGTAGCGATAATAGTAAACGCTGATCCCGACTGAAGCCGCCGCGTGAGGATGTTCGCCAATTGCACGCAACCTTAAGCCAAATCCGGTGCGATACAGAAGATAGTATAGGAAAATGACCAATGCAACCGCGATGTAAGTAGTCGGATAGGACATTAATATTCCTTTGCCGATGATCGGAATGTCCGTCAGTCCCGGTATTTGGACCTTAGTAAACGTATTCTGAATGGTTTTGGTTTGTGCGGAGCCTTCAAACAGGATCTTGACCATGAAAATGGAAAATCCTGCAGCCAGGAAGTTAATGGCCACTCCGGACACCACTTGGTCAGCCCGAAAATGAATCGATGCTACCGCGTGCGGGACCGCGAACAACATTCCCAGCAAAAATGCCGCAATCAATCCGAACCAGGGCCCCAGCGCGCCCAATCCCATCTCATCTCCCAGGTAGAAGGCGGTGATGGCCGCTCCAAAGGCGCCCATAATCATAAAACCTTCCAGAGCTATGTTGACGACTCCGGCCCGTTCCGAGATGACTCCGCCGAGTGCCGCCAGGATCAAAGGGGTGGCAAATACCAAAGTGTTATTCAGCACCGTATCCAGGAACACTGTCCATGTCATTGTTGGCTCACCTGTCCTTTCCGGCGGCGGAACAATCCGATCAGCCATTTTACAAACATGTTGGCCGCAACAAAGAAGATGATCAATGCGATCACAACGCGGATGATCTCAAATGGAATGTCCTCAAGCCGCTGCATGCTGGTGGCGCCGAAAGAAAGCCCGCCAAACAACAGGGCAGACAGCAATATGCCAAACGGATGGTTATTGCCGATCAGAGCTACGGCGATTCCGTCAAAGCCGATCCCGCTAAAGCCGCTTTGAATGCTGTAATAACCGTAAACTCCCAACACTTCGCCAGAACCGGCTACGCCTGCCAAAGCGCCGGAAATTGCCATCGACCACACAATGTTTTGTTGCACATTCATCCCCGCATATTCGGAGGCAAACGGGTTAAAACCGACAGCCCGCAACTCATAGCCTTTCGTGGTTTTGAACAGCAACCAATATACCAGAACCGCAAAGACAATTGCCAAGAAGATTCCCCAGTGTATCCGCGCATTATCAAACACTTGCGACAGAATCGGCATTTCCAGAGAAGCGCTTGGTTGGATGGGAGGTGTATTCTCCTGGTGGCCGATAAAATAATTTCGGATCAGGTAGTTGGAGGTGTACATCGCGATATAGTTCAGCATAATGGTCGTAATAACCTCGTGAACCTGCAATCTGGCCTTCAGATATCCTGCGATGGATGCCCACAAGCCTGCCGCAACCATGGCTGCCAGAATTGCAACCAGCGCATGCAATACCGGAGGCAAATTCCATGCTGCTCCTACATAAGCGGCCGTCAGCGAACCGATGATGAACTGACCTTCCACGCCGATATTGAACAAGCCTGTTCGAAACGCAAAGGCAACCGCCATCCCGGTAAATACCAAAGGCGCCCACGCTCGCAGTGTTTCTCCGAAATTATAGGCATTGCCGAAGATTCCTTGGAAAAGAGCCGCATATCCGGCAATCGGATCGTACCCCATGGCGAGCATCATAACCGCACCCACCATCAGTCCCAATGCAATTGATAAAAGAGGAACCAATACGGATTCAAGTTTGTTTGTGTCGTCCATCTAGTCCGTTCCTCCTTTTTCTTTCTCCAAGGTACCGCCTGCCATCATCAGCCCCAGATCATGATCGGTGACTTCCTCGGGTTTCACGATGCCGACGATGCGCCCTTCGTATATCACGGCAATGCGGTCTGATAAACTCATGATTTCGTCCAGTTCCAAAGAGAACAATAGCACCGCCTTCCCCTTGTCCCTCTGTTCCACAAGTTTTTTGTGGATAAATTCAATGGCTCCCACATCAAGGCCCCTTGTCGGCTGCGCTGCTATCAACACATCGGGATCACGATCCACTTCCCTCGCAACGATCGCCTTCTGCTGATTTCCACCGGACAAAGACCGTGCAAGTGTAGTTTCGCTGGGAG belongs to Effusibacillus lacus and includes:
- a CDS encoding glycerol-3-phosphate responsive antiterminator produces the protein MNKNAVIPAVRGFKDLEKAIAAPSDTIFLLEGEIIHLRNIVESVKKNKKKIYLHMDLIKGIKEDEASIHFLAKEIKVDGIISTRTSSLLFAKKYGLTTVQRGFLLDSHSLKTVVNTAINCKPDYIELLPSFSYPKLRHIKEETGTEVILGGFIDRTDELPMLFEAGAIAVSTSRPALWNWSKDSIN
- a CDS encoding glycerol-3-phosphate dehydrogenase/oxidase; translated protein: MSCAPLDLLVVGGGITGAGIALDAASRGLKVGLVEKQDFGAGTSSRSTKLIHGGLRYLKQGEIRLVQEVGRERDILYRNAPHLVIPEKMLLPLVEGGTFGKWATSFGLWVYDRLAGVKKEERRVMLSKEETERLEPLLRKDILKGSGLYIEYRTDDARLTIEVMKTANSHGALCVNYAEAAEFIYEDGKIVGARVKDLIHGTTYDIYAKNIVNAAGPWVDKLRDKDKSLYGKRLHLTKGVHLVVPHRRLPLRQSVYFDVPDGRMIFAIPRDESTYIGTTDTTYSGNLEKPRVSATDVEYLLEAVNNMFPSVHITKDDITSSWAGLRPLIHEDGKSPSELSRKDEIFHSPTGLITIAGGKLTGFRKMAERVVDYVANVLAQEEGRIFKPCFTDRITLSGGDFSSPDQIPDFVAKLTEVGQRFGLEENHIRSLVGKYGSNTVRILQIAEEQYDEGNSQPPQMLMTLAELTYGIEHEMVAHLTDFLIRRTGNLFFERDALADRYVAVLEEMARNFQWDDGEKNVRLREFMEEYEAAIEFV
- the glpK gene encoding glycerol kinase GlpK, which gives rise to MEKKYVLALDQGTTSSRAILFNKSREIVGVAQKEFTQIYPQPGWVEHDPMEIWGTQSGVAREVLETTGIRPQEVAAIGITNQRETTVVWDKNTGKPVYNAIVWQDRRTAGICDDLKTRGLESYIRDNTGLVVDAYFSGTKVKWILDNVGGAREKAERGDLLFGTVDTWLIWNLTRGKVHVTDYSNASRTMLYNIKELNWDEKLLDELGIPASMLPEVKPSSELYGVTDEHTFGGAQIPIAGVAGDQQAALFGQTCFKPGQAKNTYGTGCFMLMNTGEKRVASKSGLLTTIAWGIDGKVEYALEGSIFIAGAAIQWLRDGLKMIDSAADSEHYARKVEDSGGVYVVPAFAGLGAPYWDMYARGAIFGLTRGTSKDQLIRATLESLAYQTKDVLGAMESDSGIQLQALRVDGGAVANNLLMQFQADILGVKVERPKVTETTALGAAYLAGIAVGFWNQSDLADNSQLDATFEPHMEEATREKLYKGWKKAVKRTMDWEKDEDQDQD
- a CDS encoding MIP/aquaporin family protein, producing MTPFLAEVIGTMLLIVLGDGVVAGVLLNKSKAQNSGWIVITLAWGLAVAVAVYAVGRISGAHLNPAVTVSLAAIGKFPWSDVPSYLLAQMIGAFIGAVLVWIHYLPHWAETPEKDLKLAVFSTGPAIRSAGANLLSEIIGTFVLIVGILAIGANKFADGLNPLIVGFLIVSIGLSLGGTTGYALNPARDLGPRIAHFVLPIAGKGSSDWGYSWIPVVGPIIGGVLGALFFTSFFGA
- a CDS encoding NAD(P)/FAD-dependent oxidoreductase, producing the protein MVKYDVIIVGAGPSGIFAAYELTVLNPNLKVLMIDKGHDIFHRNCPILEEKLVKCPPPTRMKEYAGCLPACSITAGWGGAGAYSDGKFNLTTEFGGWMQDYLAPSKVLELIEYVDRINLEHGATEIITDPTTPAVAGIERKAAAAGLKLLKARVRHLGTEENLKILANIFRTLENKIETRFKTFVEDILVEEAPGAEAGAGGKGVKSLRIAGVRLKNGDELFADHVIIGPGRDGSEWLGTILKRRGVTMTNNQVDIGVRVETSDVIMQEINEHLYEAKFVYNTSVGTRVRTFCANPSGHVVVENHSGVMTANGHSYKDPKLGSNNTNFALLVSHTFTDPFDKPIEYAKEISRRANDLSNGSVIVQKYGDILKGRRSTEKRIREGFIEPTLKEAVPGDLGLVLPYNTMKSLIEMMEALDRVTPGIASEHTLFYGVEAKFYSARPKLTDKFETEIQGLFTVGDGAGITRGLAQASAAGVHVARYICGK
- a CDS encoding ABC transporter permease → MTWTVFLDTVLNNTLVFATPLILAALGGVISERAGVVNIALEGFMIMGAFGAAITAFYLGDEMGLGALGPWFGLIAAFLLGMLFAVPHAVASIHFRADQVVSGVAINFLAAGFSIFMVKILFEGSAQTKTIQNTFTKVQIPGLTDIPIIGKGILMSYPTTYIAVALVIFLYYLLYRTGFGLRLRAIGEHPHAAASVGISVYYYRYIAVLLAGGFAGIGGAGMSTAISNNFSHNTIAGQGFMALAAMIFGKWHPVGAMWAALFFGFANALAANGQVLGLTKYVPAEFLNMLPFVLTILALAGVVGKAVAPAADGRPYVKGQR
- a CDS encoding ABC transporter permease, which produces MDDTNKLESVLVPLLSIALGLMVGAVMMLAMGYDPIAGYAALFQGIFGNAYNFGETLRAWAPLVFTGMAVAFAFRTGLFNIGVEGQFIIGSLTAAYVGAAWNLPPVLHALVAILAAMVAAGLWASIAGYLKARLQVHEVITTIMLNYIAMYTSNYLIRNYFIGHQENTPPIQPSASLEMPILSQVFDNARIHWGIFLAIVFAVLVYWLLFKTTKGYELRAVGFNPFASEYAGMNVQQNIVWSMAISGALAGVAGSGEVLGVYGYYSIQSGFSGIGFDGIAVALIGNNHPFGILLSALLFGGLSFGATSMQRLEDIPFEIIRVVIALIIFFVAANMFVKWLIGLFRRRKGQVSQQ